Within Trichocoleus desertorum ATA4-8-CV12, the genomic segment CGGCAAACGGGGAGTGCATCTGGTGGTGCTGTATCTGGTGGTTGGACCTTGGCGCATCCCCTGGAGCTTTCGAGTCTACCGAGGCAAGGGCAGTGCTTCCCCGGCTCACTTGGGTTTGCAATTGGTGCG encodes:
- a CDS encoding IS701 family transposase, with translation MIVDLTTLEKRGKFKAFEHLVSVFHGKRGVHLVVLYLVVGPWRIPWSFRVYRGKGSASPAHLGLQLVR